Proteins co-encoded in one Nitratireductor kimnyeongensis genomic window:
- the glyS gene encoding glycine--tRNA ligase subunit beta, with the protein MPDLLLELRSEEIPARMQRKAAGDLKKLVTDGLVDAGLTYEAATEYWTPRRLALDIRGVTARSKDVREERKGPRTDAPEKAIQGFLRGAGLSSIDEAEVQSDPKKGDFYVAVIEKPGRAAEQIVADIMPGIIRNFPWPKSMRWGAASAKPGSLRWVRPLQSILCTFGPETEEPVVVDFEIDGIRSGNVTYGHRFHAPDAITVRRFDDYVEKLEAAKVVLDPDRRKRIILDDARNLAFANGLELVEDEGLLEEVSGLVEWPVVLLGEFEEDYLTIPPEVIRLTIRANQKCFVCRPQGETEKLSNRFVITANIEAKDGGREIAHGNGKVVRARLSDALYFWKTDQAALPDLGKLEGSAEKFGLDLSKPLDQRMARLDHLGVTFHAKLGTQGERVARIVALARELAPVVGADPAEAVRAAHLAKADLQTEVVGEFPELQGFMGRKYAELQGESAAVAAAIEDHYKPQGPNDAVPTDPVAVAVALADKLDMLVGFWAIDEKPTGSKDPYALRRAALGVIRILSENGIGLNLLEFFRWIVDTPGARPNIEKAVQKTEGQDVFETYALDLLSFFHDRLKVYLRDQGARYDLIDAVLASRGAGPSSDPSGHLLPAGGEKEEAAASVSPSTRARGEGKGEGQHQAGETAGNGNDDLLLIVRRVEALSEFLATTDGENLLAGAKRAANIVADAEKKGTAIAETVDAELFETDEERALFDSLEEAENFAAQAIAANDYVKALSFLARLRQPVDAFLDGVMVNAEDEAVRANRLALLSRIRSATAQVADFSKITG; encoded by the coding sequence ATGCCCGATCTTCTTCTCGAACTCCGCTCCGAGGAAATTCCAGCCCGCATGCAGCGCAAGGCCGCCGGCGACTTGAAGAAGTTGGTGACGGACGGTCTGGTGGATGCGGGGCTCACCTATGAGGCGGCGACCGAATACTGGACGCCACGCCGGCTGGCGCTCGATATTCGCGGCGTGACCGCCCGCTCGAAGGATGTGCGCGAGGAGCGCAAGGGCCCGCGCACCGACGCGCCGGAAAAGGCCATTCAGGGCTTTTTGCGCGGGGCGGGGCTTTCCTCCATCGATGAGGCCGAGGTTCAGAGCGACCCCAAGAAGGGCGATTTCTATGTCGCGGTGATCGAGAAGCCCGGCCGGGCGGCGGAACAGATTGTCGCCGACATCATGCCGGGCATCATCCGCAATTTCCCGTGGCCGAAATCCATGCGCTGGGGCGCTGCCTCGGCAAAGCCCGGCAGCCTGCGCTGGGTGCGCCCGCTGCAATCGATCCTGTGCACCTTCGGGCCGGAAACCGAGGAGCCGGTGGTGGTGGATTTCGAGATCGATGGCATCCGCTCCGGCAATGTCACCTATGGCCACCGCTTCCATGCGCCCGACGCCATCACCGTGCGGCGCTTTGATGATTACGTGGAAAAGCTGGAAGCGGCGAAGGTCGTGCTCGACCCCGACCGCCGCAAGCGCATCATCCTCGACGACGCGCGCAATCTCGCCTTTGCCAACGGGCTGGAGCTGGTGGAAGACGAGGGGCTTCTGGAAGAGGTCTCCGGCCTCGTGGAATGGCCTGTGGTGCTTCTGGGTGAATTCGAGGAAGACTATCTGACCATTCCGCCGGAGGTGATCCGGCTGACCATCCGCGCCAACCAGAAATGCTTTGTCTGCCGCCCGCAGGGCGAGACGGAAAAGCTGTCCAACCGCTTCGTCATCACCGCCAATATCGAGGCGAAGGACGGCGGCAGGGAAATTGCGCACGGCAATGGCAAGGTGGTGCGCGCGCGGCTTTCCGATGCGCTCTATTTCTGGAAGACGGATCAGGCGGCGCTGCCTGACCTCGGCAAGCTTGAGGGCTCGGCTGAAAAATTCGGGCTCGATCTTTCAAAGCCGCTCGACCAGCGCATGGCGCGGCTCGACCATCTGGGCGTGACCTTCCATGCCAAACTCGGCACGCAGGGTGAGCGCGTGGCGCGCATCGTAGCACTGGCGAGAGAGCTTGCGCCTGTGGTGGGGGCGGACCCGGCGGAGGCCGTGCGCGCGGCGCATCTGGCCAAGGCCGATCTCCAGACCGAGGTGGTGGGGGAATTCCCCGAGCTGCAGGGCTTCATGGGCCGCAAATATGCCGAGCTACAGGGCGAAAGCGCCGCAGTGGCGGCGGCCATCGAGGATCATTACAAGCCGCAGGGGCCGAACGACGCCGTGCCGACCGACCCGGTGGCCGTGGCCGTCGCGCTGGCCGACAAGCTCGATATGCTTGTGGGGTTCTGGGCGATTGACGAGAAGCCGACGGGGTCGAAAGATCCTTACGCGCTGAGACGCGCGGCGCTGGGTGTGATCCGCATACTTTCGGAGAATGGGATTGGCCTCAACCTGCTAGAGTTTTTCCGGTGGATCGTCGATACACCGGGAGCCCGCCCCAATATCGAGAAGGCTGTGCAGAAGACCGAAGGTCAAGATGTTTTTGAAACATATGCTCTAGACCTCCTCTCCTTCTTCCATGACCGTCTCAAAGTCTATCTCCGCGATCAGGGTGCGCGGTATGATCTGATCGATGCGGTTTTGGCGAGCCGTGGTGCCGGCCCCTCATCCGACCCTTCGGGCCACCTTCTCCCCGCAGGCGGGGAGAAGGAAGAGGCGGCAGCGTCTGTGTCCCCCTCTACCCGTGCGCGGGGAGAGGGTAAGGGTGAGGGGCAGCACCAGGCGGGCGAGACTGCCGGAAACGGCAATGACGATCTCCTCCTGATCGTGCGGCGCGTGGAGGCGCTTTCGGAGTTTCTGGCCACCACGGATGGCGAGAACCTTCTGGCGGGTGCCAAGCGGGCGGCGAACATCGTGGCCGATGCGGAAAAGAAGGGGACGGCCATCGCCGAGACGGTCGATGCGGAGCTCTTCGAGACCGATGAAGAGCGGGCTTTGTTCGACAGTCTGGAAGAGGCGGAGAATTTTGCCGCTCAGGCCATCGCCGCCAATGATTATGTGAAGGCGCTCTCCTTCCTGGCGCGGCTGCGCCAGCCGGTCGATGCCTTCCTCGATGGCGTGATGGTCAATGCGGAAGACGAAGCGGTTCGGGCAAACCGTCTGGCGCTGCTTTCACGCATCCGCAGCGCCACGGCGCAGGTCGCGGATTTCTCGAAAATCACCGGGTAG
- the purD gene encoding phosphoribosylamine--glycine ligase codes for MNVLLIGSGGREHALAWKLAASPVLTKLYAAPGNPGMAGDAECVALDVSDHAAVVAFCKEKAIALVVVGPEAPLVAGLADALNAAEIRVFGPSAAAARLEGSKSFTKELCDRKAIPTAAYGRFDNALAARDYVREQGAPIVIKADGLAAGKGVTVAMSEDEAIAAIDECFDGSFGAAGASVVVEEFLEGEEASFFCLCDGKTALPFGTAQDHKRVGDGDAGPNTGGMGAYSPAPVLDETTLARTMAEIIEPTLEGMAEMGAPFTGVLYAGLMLTTDGPKLIEYNVRFGDPECQVLMMRLKEDLLLLINAAVDGQLAHVSARWRDEAALTVVLAAKGYPASPEKGTVIGGLEAAGVDDGVEIFHAGTAMKDGALVANGGRVLNVTALGGSVKEAQEKAYRAVDLIDWPEGFCRRDIGWRAVEREG; via the coding sequence ATGAATGTTCTCCTGATCGGGTCCGGTGGCCGCGAGCATGCACTGGCCTGGAAGCTGGCGGCATCTCCGGTTTTGACGAAACTTTATGCAGCGCCCGGGAACCCCGGCATGGCAGGGGACGCTGAATGCGTGGCGCTTGACGTTTCCGACCATGCGGCTGTTGTCGCCTTCTGCAAAGAAAAGGCCATCGCGCTCGTCGTGGTCGGGCCGGAAGCGCCGCTCGTGGCCGGCCTTGCCGATGCTCTGAATGCGGCGGAGATCCGTGTTTTTGGCCCGAGTGCGGCCGCTGCCCGGCTTGAAGGGTCCAAAAGCTTCACCAAGGAACTATGCGACCGCAAGGCGATCCCCACTGCAGCCTATGGACGATTTGATAACGCGCTGGCAGCGCGCGACTATGTGCGCGAGCAGGGCGCGCCCATCGTCATCAAGGCGGATGGGCTTGCCGCTGGCAAGGGCGTGACCGTGGCCATGTCGGAGGATGAGGCCATCGCTGCCATCGACGAGTGTTTCGACGGCAGCTTCGGCGCTGCGGGCGCTTCTGTGGTGGTGGAGGAATTTCTAGAGGGTGAGGAGGCGAGCTTTTTCTGTCTTTGCGATGGCAAGACGGCGTTGCCCTTCGGCACCGCGCAGGACCACAAGCGCGTGGGCGATGGCGACGCGGGCCCGAACACGGGTGGCATGGGCGCCTATTCGCCGGCCCCGGTGCTGGATGAGACAACGCTTGCCCGCACCATGGCCGAGATCATCGAGCCGACTCTAGAGGGCATGGCGGAGATGGGCGCACCGTTCACCGGCGTTCTCTATGCCGGGCTCATGCTGACGACGGACGGTCCGAAGCTCATCGAATACAATGTGCGTTTTGGCGACCCGGAATGCCAGGTGCTGATGATGCGGCTGAAGGAGGATCTTCTGCTTCTCATCAATGCGGCGGTGGACGGGCAACTGGCGCATGTCTCGGCCCGCTGGCGCGATGAGGCGGCGCTGACCGTGGTGCTGGCGGCAAAAGGCTACCCGGCGAGCCCCGAAAAAGGCACCGTGATCGGCGGATTGGAGGCTGCGGGTGTTGATGACGGTGTCGAAATCTTTCACGCGGGAACCGCGATGAAGGACGGCGCGCTGGTGGCCAATGGCGGACGGGTGCTGAATGTCACCGCGCTGGGCGGCTCGGTGAAAGAGGCTCAGGAAAAGGCTTACCGTGCGGTCGATCTGATCGACTGGCCGGAAGGCTTCTGCCGGCGCGACATTGGCTGGCGCGCGGTGGAGCGTGAGGGCTGA
- the ubiA gene encoding 4-hydroxybenzoate octaprenyltransferase: MEKIQSRQGQGRVADAPSGHWVYRVMPRGMWPYAQLARWDRPIGWQLLLWPCLWSTALAASAYAQPGAPLAEVLPSIWHILLFLVGAIAMRGAGCTYNDLVDERIDNAVERTRSRPLPSGQVTRGQAWAFLLAQALLGLLVLVQFNAFAIALGFASLIVVAIYPFAKRFTNWPQLFLGLAFSWGALMGWAADFESLSLAPLLLYFGSILWVIGYDTIYAHQDKEDDAIVGVRSTARLFGEKTRQWLIALYGGALLFFAVAFALAEVPMPALAGLVAAGAHLARQIRVIDIDNPDQCLALFRSNNVVGWLIFLGLIGGGLWAVISPQF; this comes from the coding sequence ATGGAAAAGATCCAGTCCCGCCAAGGTCAGGGCCGCGTCGCCGATGCCCCTTCCGGCCACTGGGTCTATCGCGTCATGCCGCGCGGCATGTGGCCCTATGCTCAGCTTGCGCGGTGGGACCGTCCCATTGGCTGGCAGTTGCTTCTGTGGCCCTGCCTCTGGTCCACGGCTCTTGCCGCCTCTGCCTATGCGCAGCCCGGCGCCCCCCTTGCCGAGGTGCTTCCCTCCATCTGGCACATCCTGCTCTTTCTCGTCGGGGCGATTGCCATGCGCGGGGCCGGCTGCACCTACAACGACCTCGTGGATGAGCGCATCGACAATGCCGTTGAGCGCACGCGCTCCCGCCCCCTACCCTCGGGACAGGTTACGCGCGGGCAGGCCTGGGCCTTCCTTCTGGCGCAGGCGCTGCTGGGGCTTCTGGTGCTCGTGCAGTTCAATGCCTTTGCCATCGCACTCGGCTTCGCCTCGCTCATTGTCGTGGCGATCTATCCCTTCGCAAAGCGATTCACGAACTGGCCGCAACTCTTTCTGGGACTTGCCTTTTCCTGGGGTGCGCTGATGGGCTGGGCGGCGGATTTCGAGAGCCTGTCGCTCGCGCCCTTGCTTCTGTATTTCGGCTCCATCCTGTGGGTCATCGGCTATGACACGATCTATGCCCATCAAGACAAGGAAGATGATGCCATTGTCGGCGTTCGCTCGACGGCCCGCCTGTTCGGAGAAAAAACCCGACAGTGGCTGATTGCGCTTTATGGCGGCGCACTTCTTTTCTTTGCGGTCGCCTTCGCGCTTGCCGAAGTGCCGATGCCAGCACTTGCCGGCCTGGTGGCAGCAGGCGCCCATTTAGCACGGCAAATCCGGGTCATCGACATCGACAACCCGGATCAGTGTCTGGCGCTCTTCCGCTCCAACAATGTTGTCGGCTGGCTGATCTTTCTCGGCCTGATCGGCGGTGGTCTGTGGGCCGTGATCAGCCCACAATTCTGA
- a CDS encoding FAD-binding oxidoreductase: MTIDAALLARFAKIVGERHALTAAEEIAPYEDEPRGLFRGKTPMVLRPGSVEEVSAILKLASETGTAIVPQGGNTGLVGGQMPDGEGNEIVLSLSRLNRIREIDLKSNTATVEAGVVLQVLQDAAAEKDRLFPLSLGSQGSCQIGGNLSSNAGGVGALAYGTARDLCLGVEVVLPTGEVFDDLRKLKKDNTGYDLKDLFVGGEGTLGVITAAVVKLFPMPKGRELAWAALPTPADALRFFELANDRAGNGLTAFELIERTPLAFTLAHVPGSVDPLTEAHSWYVMIEISSGRSGDDAKELMEEVLTVAFEEGLVVDAAIAQNEGQANAFRHLRESMSEAQKPEGGSIKHDISVPVAAIPEFIERAGDEAQKVAPGCRVVCFGHMGDGNLHYNISQPKDGDRDAYLALYRKMNDAIHAIVRDLGGSFSAEHGIGRMKRDELIATQPAIATELMRRVKAAFDPAGIMNPRKVI, encoded by the coding sequence ATGACCATCGATGCCGCTCTTCTCGCCCGTTTTGCCAAAATCGTCGGCGAGCGCCATGCGCTGACCGCTGCCGAGGAGATTGCGCCTTATGAGGACGAGCCACGCGGGCTGTTTCGTGGGAAAACGCCGATGGTGCTGCGGCCGGGCTCTGTAGAGGAGGTGAGCGCGATCCTGAAGCTTGCCAGCGAAACCGGGACGGCGATCGTTCCGCAGGGCGGCAATACGGGCCTTGTGGGCGGCCAGATGCCGGACGGCGAAGGCAATGAAATCGTGCTTTCGCTTTCGCGCCTCAACAGGATCCGCGAGATCGATCTGAAATCCAACACGGCGACGGTGGAGGCCGGCGTGGTGCTGCAGGTGCTGCAGGATGCGGCTGCCGAAAAGGATCGGCTGTTTCCCCTTTCGCTCGGTTCGCAGGGCTCCTGCCAGATCGGCGGCAATCTGTCATCCAATGCGGGCGGCGTTGGCGCGCTGGCCTATGGCACGGCGCGGGATTTGTGCCTCGGTGTCGAGGTGGTGCTGCCCACCGGCGAGGTCTTTGACGATCTGCGCAAGCTCAAGAAGGACAACACCGGTTACGATCTCAAAGATCTGTTTGTGGGCGGCGAGGGCACGCTGGGCGTGATCACGGCGGCGGTGGTGAAGCTCTTTCCCATGCCCAAGGGGCGGGAACTGGCCTGGGCGGCTCTGCCGACGCCTGCCGATGCGCTGCGCTTTTTCGAACTGGCCAATGACCGCGCCGGCAATGGCCTGACGGCCTTCGAGCTTATCGAGCGCACGCCGCTTGCCTTCACGCTGGCGCATGTGCCGGGCTCTGTCGATCCGCTGACCGAGGCGCATTCCTGGTATGTGATGATCGAGATTTCCTCCGGGCGTTCCGGAGATGATGCCAAGGAGCTGATGGAGGAGGTGCTGACGGTCGCCTTCGAGGAAGGGCTGGTGGTGGACGCTGCGATTGCCCAGAACGAGGGCCAGGCCAATGCCTTCCGACATCTGCGCGAATCCATGTCGGAAGCGCAGAAGCCGGAAGGCGGCTCGATCAAGCACGATATTTCCGTGCCGGTGGCGGCGATCCCCGAATTCATCGAGCGTGCGGGCGACGAGGCGCAGAAGGTCGCGCCGGGCTGCCGCGTGGTGTGTTTCGGCCATATGGGCGACGGCAATCTGCACTACAATATCTCGCAGCCGAAGGATGGCGACCGCGACGCCTATCTCGCGCTCTACCGGAAAATGAACGACGCCATCCACGCCATCGTGCGCGATCTCGGCGGATCGTTCTCAGCCGAACACGGCATCGGGCGCATGAAGCGCGACGAGCTGATCGCCACGCAACCCGCCATCGCCACGGAGCTGATGCGCCGGGTGAAGGCAGCGTTTGATCCGGCGGGCATCATGAACCCGCGCAAGGTGATCTGA
- a CDS encoding DUF6101 family protein, translating into MNSGLKPVWAGRAMRLDPFRLPQAVSYASHDDFGEVSFTVDNRGVRMKRVLNKSGLPVTFALPTRAFRGVAARAIEDDLGDVTVTLELLHTDAMLCVPLLVAGDLDDVAADWRAWSEALGLPMLMIEADGLARPLEESIGEVKANPPKHRRQGHAVRARRPRFLARRRCGSLGVRMVVGGAEIIARD; encoded by the coding sequence ATGAACAGTGGGCTCAAGCCAGTCTGGGCGGGCCGCGCAATGCGGCTCGACCCCTTTCGCCTGCCACAGGCGGTGAGCTATGCATCGCACGACGATTTCGGCGAAGTGTCCTTTACCGTGGACAATCGCGGCGTGCGCATGAAGCGCGTTCTCAACAAGAGCGGTCTGCCGGTAACCTTCGCCCTGCCCACGCGTGCGTTTCGTGGTGTTGCGGCGCGCGCCATCGAGGATGATCTGGGCGATGTGACGGTGACGCTCGAACTGCTTCACACGGATGCGATGCTGTGCGTGCCGCTTTTGGTGGCGGGCGATCTCGACGATGTGGCGGCTGACTGGCGCGCCTGGTCGGAAGCGCTGGGCCTGCCCATGCTGATGATCGAGGCCGACGGACTGGCCCGGCCGCTCGAAGAGAGCATTGGAGAGGTGAAGGCAAACCCGCCGAAGCATCGGCGTCAGGGCCATGCCGTTCGGGCGCGCCGCCCGCGTTTCCTCGCACGTCGCCGGTGCGGCAGCCTGGGTGTGCGCATGGTTGTTGGCGGAGCGGAGATTATCGCCCGCGACTGA
- a CDS encoding acyl-CoA dehydrogenase translates to MYRAPVDEIAFTLKHVTGFGADLDAGRFGDLSEDLVDAIIGEAGRFASEEIAPLAKVGDEKGAVLKDGTVTTPQGWADLYRRWCEGGWNGLAAPEEFGGQGLPTLLSVATMEMWNSGSMAFAIGPTLTIGAIEALEKHATPELQKTYLEKLVSGEWMGTMNLTEPQAGSDLNALKARAEPVGDGTYRIFGQKIFITYGEQDFTDNIVHLVLARLPDAPAGTKGISLFLVPKYLVHENGTLGERNDVFCASMEHKLGIHASPTCTMIYGDGKFGETPGAVGWLIGEENRGLACMFTMMNNARLAVGMQGVGIAEAATQKAMSYAQERRQGRAAGAPKDGGMSPIAEHPDIKRTLLTMKAETQMARAITYACGYAIDRARLGEGDEAKAWQARADILTPMAKAFSTDVGVEVASLGLQVHGGMGYVEETGAAALYRDARIAPIYEGTNGIQAIDLVMRKLPLEGGEAVAALIKELRADQKAAHAASSLGKTGERLAAALDDLEAATGFMTEALSNGQVNEALAGATPYLRLFSLVIGVAFNARAACGNENSGHAALVRFMAENLLGETGALRQRVTEGAASLDAAADALLSV, encoded by the coding sequence ATGTATCGAGCCCCGGTCGACGAAATCGCCTTCACCCTGAAACATGTCACCGGGTTCGGCGCCGATCTGGATGCTGGCCGGTTTGGCGATCTCTCCGAAGATCTGGTCGATGCGATCATTGGCGAGGCCGGGCGCTTTGCTTCTGAGGAGATCGCGCCGCTTGCGAAAGTGGGCGACGAAAAGGGGGCGGTCTTAAAGGACGGCACCGTCACCACGCCGCAGGGCTGGGCCGACCTTTACCGGCGCTGGTGCGAGGGCGGATGGAACGGGCTTGCCGCTCCTGAGGAATTTGGCGGGCAGGGCCTGCCGACGTTGCTTTCCGTTGCGACGATGGAGATGTGGAACTCCGGTTCAATGGCGTTTGCCATCGGTCCGACACTGACCATTGGGGCAATCGAAGCGCTGGAGAAGCACGCGACACCTGAATTGCAGAAGACCTATCTTGAAAAGCTCGTCTCGGGCGAATGGATGGGCACGATGAATTTGACGGAGCCGCAGGCTGGCTCCGACCTCAACGCGCTCAAGGCGCGGGCGGAACCGGTGGGCGACGGGACCTATCGCATCTTCGGCCAAAAGATCTTCATTACCTATGGCGAACAGGATTTCACCGACAACATTGTGCATCTTGTGCTGGCAAGGCTGCCGGATGCGCCGGCGGGCACGAAAGGCATTTCGCTTTTTCTGGTGCCCAAATATCTCGTCCACGAGAATGGTACGCTGGGTGAGCGCAACGATGTTTTCTGCGCCTCCATGGAACACAAGCTCGGCATTCACGCCTCTCCCACCTGCACCATGATCTATGGCGACGGCAAGTTCGGCGAGACGCCGGGTGCTGTCGGCTGGCTGATAGGCGAGGAAAACCGGGGTCTCGCCTGCATGTTCACCATGATGAACAATGCCCGGCTGGCGGTCGGCATGCAGGGTGTGGGGATTGCCGAGGCGGCTACGCAGAAGGCAATGTCCTATGCGCAGGAGCGCCGGCAGGGCCGGGCCGCGGGTGCGCCCAAGGATGGCGGGATGAGCCCGATCGCCGAGCATCCCGACATCAAGCGCACGCTTTTGACCATGAAGGCAGAGACACAGATGGCGCGCGCGATCACCTATGCCTGTGGCTATGCGATCGACCGGGCGCGGCTTGGCGAGGGTGACGAGGCGAAGGCCTGGCAGGCGCGCGCGGACATTCTCACCCCCATGGCAAAGGCCTTTTCCACCGATGTGGGCGTGGAGGTTGCATCGCTTGGCCTGCAGGTTCATGGCGGCATGGGCTATGTGGAGGAGACGGGGGCTGCCGCGCTTTACCGCGATGCGCGGATCGCGCCGATCTATGAGGGCACCAACGGCATTCAGGCAATCGACCTCGTCATGCGCAAGCTGCCACTTGAAGGCGGCGAGGCGGTGGCTGCTCTCATCAAGGAGCTGCGCGCCGACCAGAAGGCGGCTCATGCGGCATCCTCTCTTGGCAAGACCGGCGAGAGGCTGGCTGCGGCGCTGGACGATCTCGAAGCGGCGACCGGCTTCATGACCGAAGCGCTTTCCAATGGGCAGGTGAATGAGGCGCTGGCGGGCGCAACGCCCTATTTGCGGCTGTTCTCTCTCGTCATTGGTGTCGCGTTCAATGCGCGCGCGGCGTGCGGAAACGAAAATTCGGGTCACGCCGCACTGGTGCGTTTCATGGCGGAGAACCTGCTCGGCGAGACGGGTGCGCTCAGGCAGAGGGTGACGGAAGGGGCGGCGAGCCTCGATGCGGCGGCCGACGCCCTGCTTTCGGTCTGA
- a CDS encoding L-threonylcarbamoyladenylate synthase, translating into MADILPDSEALPRAVELLRSGAAIAIPTETVYGLAADATNGEAVARIYETKGRPQFNPLIAHVADREMAERIAVFNPLARLLADAFWPGPLTIVLPHRAGSGVHPLVTAGLDTIALRCPKGFGARVIEALERPVAAPSANSSGRISGTTAEAVEADLGSRIPLIVDGGRTPVGLESTIVKVGEDGITLLRPGGVAADEIERVTGMSLMRGAKGVQAPGMLASHYAPNAHMRLGVAEVKPGEALLAFGSERVPGAESAHAVRNLSQTGDLREAAANLFSHLLALDRSGAATIAAEPVPLEGLGEAINDRLARAAAPRDC; encoded by the coding sequence TTGGCTGACATTCTGCCGGACAGTGAGGCGTTGCCACGGGCGGTGGAGCTGCTGCGATCAGGCGCGGCCATCGCCATTCCCACGGAAACGGTTTATGGGCTTGCCGCCGACGCTACCAATGGCGAGGCGGTGGCGCGGATCTATGAGACCAAGGGACGCCCGCAGTTCAACCCGCTGATCGCGCATGTGGCGGACCGGGAGATGGCGGAGCGCATCGCGGTTTTCAACCCGCTTGCGCGCCTCCTTGCGGATGCCTTCTGGCCGGGCCCACTGACGATTGTTTTACCGCATCGGGCCGGTTCCGGCGTTCACCCGTTGGTGACGGCCGGGCTCGACACGATTGCGCTGCGCTGCCCGAAAGGCTTTGGCGCGCGGGTGATCGAAGCGCTGGAGCGCCCCGTTGCGGCGCCGAGCGCCAATTCATCGGGCCGCATCAGCGGCACGACGGCTGAAGCTGTCGAGGCTGATCTCGGCTCTCGCATTCCCTTGATCGTGGATGGCGGCCGGACGCCGGTGGGGCTGGAATCCACCATTGTGAAGGTTGGGGAAGACGGCATCACGCTTCTGCGTCCGGGTGGCGTTGCGGCTGATGAGATCGAGCGCGTCACCGGTATGTCGCTGATGCGTGGTGCCAAGGGGGTGCAGGCCCCCGGCATGCTTGCCTCTCACTATGCGCCCAATGCCCATATGCGGCTCGGTGTGGCAGAGGTGAAACCGGGAGAGGCGCTGCTTGCCTTCGGATCGGAGCGCGTACCGGGGGCGGAGAGTGCGCATGCGGTGCGCAACCTGTCGCAGACCGGAGACCTGCGCGAGGCGGCGGCGAACCTCTTTTCGCATCTGCTTGCGCTCGACCGGTCAGGTGCTGCCACAATCGCTGCCGAGCCGGTGCCCCTTGAAGGGCTTGGCGAAGCCATCAATGATCGCCTCGCGCGCGCAGCCGCACCCCGAGATTGCTAA
- the pdxH gene encoding pyridoxamine 5'-phosphate oxidase produces the protein MIDETLKSGDFTERNEPFRLFAEWLEDATRSEPNDPNALALATVDPDGMPNVRMVLLKGFDERGFVFYTNFESAKGGEILSAKKAAMCFHWKSLRRQVRIRGPVEVVSDAEADEYYASRPRGSRIGAWASKQSRPLESRFALEKAVAEYTAKFAVGTIPRPSHWSGLRIIPRSIEFWHDRPFRLHDRVVFSRDKNGDWQTERLYP, from the coding sequence ATGATTGACGAGACGTTAAAATCCGGTGACTTCACTGAGCGCAACGAGCCTTTCCGGCTTTTTGCGGAATGGCTTGAAGACGCCACCAGATCCGAGCCCAATGACCCCAATGCACTGGCTCTCGCCACCGTCGACCCCGATGGAATGCCCAATGTGCGCATGGTTCTTCTCAAGGGTTTCGATGAGCGCGGCTTTGTCTTCTACACGAATTTCGAGAGCGCCAAGGGGGGCGAGATCCTGAGCGCGAAGAAAGCCGCCATGTGTTTTCACTGGAAGAGCCTGCGCCGTCAGGTGCGCATTCGCGGGCCGGTCGAAGTGGTGAGCGATGCCGAGGCGGACGAATACTACGCCTCGCGCCCGCGCGGCAGCCGCATCGGCGCCTGGGCCTCAAAACAGTCCCGCCCGCTCGAAAGCCGCTTCGCGCTGGAAAAGGCGGTTGCCGAATACACGGCGAAGTTTGCGGTCGGCACCATCCCGCGCCCGTCGCACTGGTCGGGCCTCAGGATCATTCCGCGATCCATTGAATTCTGGCACGACCGCCCTTTCCGCCTGCACGACCGCGTGGTCTTCAGCCGCGACAAAAACGGCGACTGGCAGACGGAGCGGCTTTATCCGTAA
- a CDS encoding crotonase/enoyl-CoA hydratase family protein: MSEHVLIERRGAVQVIRLNRPEKKNAITRAMYAAMADALKAGDADDALRCHVLLGTPGAFSAGNDLADFMAVAAGGEGGEEVYDFLLALAGAQKPLVSGVDGIAVGIGTTIHMHCDLTFATPATVFSTPFVDLGLVPEAGSSLLGPALMGHQRAFAMLALAEGLPAEDARAAGLIHRVVGQEELEDAAFNAAEALAAKPPEALRIARNLLRGPRDDVVARIREEGEHFRARLKSDEARAAFMAFMSRK, encoded by the coding sequence ATGAGCGAGCATGTTCTTATCGAGCGGCGCGGTGCGGTGCAGGTGATCCGGCTGAACCGTCCGGAAAAGAAAAACGCCATCACCCGTGCCATGTATGCGGCGATGGCCGATGCGCTGAAGGCAGGTGACGCGGATGACGCGCTGCGCTGCCACGTGCTTCTGGGCACGCCCGGTGCGTTTTCGGCGGGCAATGACCTTGCCGATTTCATGGCGGTGGCCGCCGGCGGGGAGGGCGGCGAGGAGGTCTATGATTTTCTTCTGGCGCTGGCCGGGGCTCAAAAGCCGCTCGTCTCGGGCGTGGACGGCATCGCGGTGGGGATCGGCACGACAATCCACATGCATTGCGACCTGACCTTCGCGACGCCGGCAACCGTGTTTTCCACGCCGTTCGTGGATCTGGGGCTCGTGCCGGAGGCGGGGTCGAGCCTGTTGGGACCGGCGCTTATGGGCCATCAGCGCGCCTTCGCCATGTTGGCGCTGGCCGAAGGGCTGCCGGCAGAGGATGCGCGCGCGGCTGGGCTGATCCACCGCGTGGTGGGGCAGGAAGAGCTCGAAGATGCGGCTTTCAATGCAGCGGAAGCGCTTGCCGCAAAACCGCCGGAGGCGTTGCGCATCGCCCGCAATCTGTTGCGCGGGCCGCGCGACGATGTTGTCGCGCGCATTCGGGAAGAGGGTGAGCATTTTCGCGCCCGTCTGAAATCGGATGAAGCGCGTGCCGCTTTCATGGCTTTCATGAGCCGCAAGTAG